CTGGTTGGTGCGCGATTCCGCAATCACGCTGCCGCGCGGGCTCAGGATGCGCGTGGTGGTGCCGGAGCCGCCGCCGCCGCCCGACGAAGCGCCGGTGCCGGTCAGGCCCTGGGCAATCGCGATGGCCTTGGTGTAGTTGAGCTGGAACGACTGGGTGCGCACCGGCTCCAAGTTCTCGATCGTGGCCTTGGCCTCGAACTCGAGCTTTTCCTTGGCGTTGATTTCATCCTTGGGCGCGATCCACAGCACGCTGCCGTTCTTGCGCATGCCCAGGTTCTTGGCCTGCATGATGATGTCGAGCGCCTGGTCCCACGGCACGTCCTTCAGGCGGAGCGTCAGCGCGCCGGTGACGGAATCGGAGGTCACGATGTTGAAGTTCGTGAAGTCGGCGATCACCTGCAGCAGCGAACGGATCTCGATGTTCTGGAAGTTCAGGGAGAGCTTCTCGCCGTTGTAGCCCACGCCCTGCGTCAGCTTGGCCGGGTCCACCTTGCGGGCGCGGACTTCGACCACGAACTGGTTTTCGCTCTGGTAGGCGCTGTGCTCCCAGTCGCCCTTGGCCTCGATCGTCATGCGCACGCGGTCGCCCGACTGCTGCGAGGTGATGAGCTGGACCGGCGTGTTGAAGTCGGCCACGTCGAGGCGGCGGCGCAGGCCTTCCGGCAGGGTCGACTTGGTGAACTCCACGACGAGGTTCTTGCCCTGCTGGCGCACATCGACGCCGACCTGGTTGTTCGGCAGGTCGACGATCACTCGGCCGGTGTTGTCCGACCCCATGCGGAAGTCCACGTCGCGCAGCGGCAGGGTGTCGCGATTGCGGTTTTCCGCAAAGACGGTGGGCGTGGACGAAGCCAGGGCCGTGCCGGCCACGGGTTCGAGGATCACCAGCAGCGACTTGCCCTGGATCTCGGCCTTGTAGGCGGTCGCCTGCTTGAGATTCAGCACCACGCGGCTGCGGTCGCCGGCCTGGACCACGTTGACGGAACGCAGGTTGCCCTGGTTCACCTCGATGGCGGAGCGGCCGATCGCGTTGGTCACGCCTGGGAAATCAAGCGCGATGCGCGCCGGCGTCTGCACCGCGAAGCCGGTCGGCACCGCCGCGAGCGGCTGCGCCAGGTCGATGCGGATCACCTCGGCGCCGGATTGGGTCGAACTGGTCACCGCTTCGATGGCGTTTTGCGCATGGGCAATCGCGAGTGCGCCGAATGCCAGGAGACCCAGCCCGGCAGCTCGCAGCCGCTGTGCCATCGTAGATTTTTTGTGATTCATTTCTTCGCACTCTCTTGCAGCTGCAATGTCGCCACGCGTTCGATCCATTCACCGGCGGCGTCTTGCACGATTTCACGCAAGGCGACTTCGGTTTCGTTGATACGGGTGATGCGCCCGTAGTTGAGCCCCAGGTACTCGCCGACACGCACCTTGTAGAGCAGCTTGTCGACCCGCACCAGCGCCACCGGCTGGCCGTTACGGTTCATGCTGCCCACCATGGCCATGGTGTCGAGCGGGAAAGCTTCCAGCGCCTCCTTGCGGCGCACCAGTTCAGGCGCGATCAGCTCCGACGTGCTGGGCTGGTTCGAATCCCGGCGCAGCGCCTGGGTCAGCTTGAGCAGGTTGAACGGCTCGAAAGCCGCGCCTTCGGTGTAGGCCTGCGGCGTGAATTTCTTGGGCTCGGTGATCGGCGGCACATTGGGCTTCACCTGTGCGCGTTGCTCGACCATCCAGCGGCGCAGGTCTTCCTGCTCCGAATCGGCACAGGCGCTCAGGCCGAGGGCGGCCACGGCCAGCCACAGGAGTTTGGCGGTCGTCCTCATTTCTTGGCCTTTGGCGCCGCAGCGCGCTTCTGGGCCGCCCGCTCTTCGTCGTCGAGGTAGCGGTAGGTGCGTGCCGTCGCATCCATCGTCAGGGTGCCGTCCTTGTCTTTCTGGGGAACGATCGTGAGATTGTTCAGCGTCACGATGCGCGACAGGCTCGCGACGTCGGCCGCAAAGGAGCCGATGTCGTGGTACCGGCCGGTCACGCGCACGGCGATCGGCAGCTCGGCGTAGTAGTCCTTCACCGAAACCTGACCGGGGCGGAACAGCTCGAACTGCAGGCTGCGGCCGAGGCCGGCCTGGTTGATGTCGGACAGCAGCGCGTCCATTTCAGCCTTGCTGGGGAGTTGCTTTTCGAGCAGCGTCACGTACTGCTGCACCTGCTCGCGCTGCTTCTTCAGCAGATCGAGGTTGGCGGCGAGCGCCACCTTCTTCTGGTAGTCGGTGCGCAGCGTAACTTCTTTCGCGCGCTCGCTCTCGAGCTCGTCGTTCGAATTGGTCAGCCACACGAACCACAATCCCGCCAGCACCAGGGCGGTCAACGCCAGGCACAGGGCATAGCGCGGCACGGCCGGCCAGCTGGCCGGGTCGTTGGGATTCAGGTTGCGGAACTGGTCGCCGAAACCGCGCAGTGCGGCGCCGACATCCATTTTTTGAGAGGGGCGATTGCTTGCCATGATCCGTTACCCCTTGACCTGCGCCGCTGCGGCCAGCGCCTTGTCGGCCGCGGCCTTCTGCGCGTCGGTCGGCCGCTTCAGGCCGATGCGCATCGTGAAGTTCGCCACCCGGCGCTGGTCGCGCTGGCTCAGGCTCACTGTCGCGGAAGTGATCTCGACCAGTTCGGGCTTGACCAGCCATGGGCTGTTGTTGCCCAGGTTGCGCAGCAGCTCCGACACGCGCTCGTTGGACTGCGCCATGCCCTGCAGCGTGACCGTCTGGTTGTCCTGCTTCATGCTGGTCAGATAGACACCGTCGGGCAGCTGCCGGACCAGTTCGTTGAGCAGGTGCACCGGCAGGTTGCGGTCGCCCTGCAGGTCTTCGACCGCCTGCTGGCGTGCGCGCAGCGCTGCGATTTCATCCTGCAGCGTGGAAATTTCCTTGATTTCGGCGTCGAGCTTGGTGATCTCGGTCTTGAGGAAGGTGTTCTTGGCTTGCTGGGCCGAGATCTGCGCCTCGAACCAGAGAAAGGCCAGGCCGGCGATCAGGACGCCGAGCACCGCGGCACCGCCCAGGGTGCCGTAGAAGGCCTCGCGCCGCCGCTTGCGTGCGGCTTCGCGATGCGGAAGCAGGTTGATGAGAATCACTGCATGAACCTCCGCATGGCCAGACCGCAGGAGGTCAGATAGGAAGGCGCCTCACGCCGGACTTTCTTCTCGCGGATGTTCGCACCCAGCTCCATGCCGTCGAACGGGTTCACGAGCGAACAGGCGAAAGAAGTCTGGCGCGTCACGGCGCTGGTGAGGCTGGGCAGCGAAGCCGAGCCGCCTGCAAGCAGCACGTAGTCGACACGGTTGTGGGGCGTGCTGGTGAAGAAGAACTGCAATGCGCGGGCAATTTCCTGCGCGATGCTTTCCACGAAAGGCCGGAGAACGCTCGAGCCGTAGTCGTCGGGCAGGTCGCCGCTCCGCTTCTTGGCTTCGGCCTCTTCGGCGGAGAAACCGTACTGGCGCACGATCAACTGGGTCAGCTGGGCACCGCCGAAGGCCTGGTCGCGGTCGTACAGCACTTCCTGGTTGCGCAGCACCTGCATGCTGGTGGTGAAAGCACCCACCTCGAAAAGCGCGACGACGGCATCGACGCCCTTGCCCGGAAGTTGCTCGATCAGGCGAGCGGTGGCAAGGCGGGAAGCATAGGACTCGACGTCGAGGATCACCGCCTTCAGGCCGGCCGCTTCGGCCAGCCCTTCGCGGTCCTGGACCTTCTCCTTGCGAGACGCGGCAATCAGCACTTCGACGTCGCCGGCGGACGCGGTGCTCTGCCCGGTCACGCAGAAATCGAGGCTGACCTCGTCGAGCGAGAACGGGATGTACTGGTTGGCTTCGGACTCGACCTGGATTTCGAGTTCCTGCTCGCTCATGCCGCCAGGAAGAATGATCTTCTTGGTGATGACGGCCGAGGGAGGCAGCGCCAGGGCGACATTGCGCGTGCGGGTACCGCTCTTGCGCACCACGCGGCGCACGGCTTCGGCCACTTCGTCGAACTTCTCGACGTTGCCGTCGGTGATCCAGCCCCGTTCCAGGGGTTCGATCGCGCAGCGCTCCAGAACCAGCTTGCCGCTGGCTTCACGGCCGAGCTCGACCAGCTTGACGCTGGACGAACTGACGTCCAGACCGAGCATGGGAGCGTTCTGACGGCGAAACAATGATCCGAAAGCAGCCAAGTTAGGTCCCTTTACCCCTGCATTTGTAACCAATGGAAAAAAGTGCGTTCGGTTGCATGCTAGCAGTACGCGTAGCGGCATCCAAGTACCCCGGGTCGGCGAATACCCGGAACGTTGTCAAAACCAGACGTTGAAGCCACATTCAGTAACTTTTGGTTTAGCCCGCAACGATGCGCCTAAGTTCCGGCCCCGGGAAGTGCCGGCTTTTTATAATGTGCGGTGACTCTCCGGGCCCACATGCAAGAAACTACACGCCCCAAAGGGCCAGCCAAGACTCCCCCACCCGCACGACCAGCCTGGCTGAAATGGCTGCTGCGCTTCCTGGTCTGGGGGTTCGGGATTGCCGCAGCCAGCGTTCTGGCGGTCCTGTGCGTGATCGCGGTTGCCCTCGCCGTTGCCTACCCCAACTTGCCGGACATCTCGGAGCTGTCGGACTACCGTCCCAAGCTGCCCCTGCGCGTGTTCTCCGCCGAGGGCGTCCTGATCGGAGAATTCGGCGAAGAGCGCCGCAATCTAACCCCGATCGCGGCGATCCCCAAGCTCATGAAGGACGCTGTGTTGGCTGCGGAAGACACGCGCTTTTACGACCACGGCGGGGTCGACTACAAGGGCATGGTGCGCGCAGGCCTTGCCAACATGAACCGCGTGAAGAGCCAGGGTGCATCGACCATCACGATGCAGGTGGCCCGCAACGTCTACCTGAGTTCGGAAAAGACGCTGACCCGCAAGATCTACGAGGTGCTGCTCACCTTCAAGCTGGAGCACCTGCTCACCAAGGACCAGATCTTCGAGATCTACCTGAACCAAATCTACCTGGGCAACCGCGCCTACGGCTTCGCGGCCGCTTCGGAGGCCTATTTCGGCAAGCCCCTGCAGGAACTCTCCATTGCGCAGGCGGCCATGCTCGCAGGGCTGCCGAAGGCACCTGGCGCGAACAACCCGGTCAACAATCCGCAGCGCGCACGCGGTCGCCAGTTCTATGTGATCGACCGCATGCAGGAGGCCGGCTTCATCACCGCCGAGCAGGCGGCCGAAGCCAAGAAGGAAGAACTCCACCTGCGCGACGCGGCCGACCCGAACCGGCTGCATGCCGAGTACGTGGCAGAAACCGTGCGCCAGCTGATGTATGCGCAGTATGGCGACAGCACCTACACCCGGGGCCTCAAGGTCTACACCTCCCTGGTGGCCGCCGACCAGGCCGCCGCCTACAAGGCGCTGCGCAAGGGCATCATGGACTACGAGCGGCGCCAGATCTATCGCGGGCCCGAGAAGTTCGTCGACCTGCCCAGCGACCCGAAGGACCTGGACGAAGCGGTCGACGACGCGCTGACCGACCACCCCGACAACGGCGACGTGATGGCCGCCGTGGTGCTCAAGGCCAATGCGAAGGAAATCTCCGCCGTGCGCGGCAACGGGGATCCCGTGCAGATCACCGGCGAAGGCCTCAAGCCCGCGCAGTCGGGCCTCTCCGACAAGGCGCCGCCCAACATCAAGATTCGCCGCGGCGCCGTGATCCGCGTCGTCAAGACGCCCAAGAACACCTGGGAGATCACCCAGCTGCCCGAGGTGGAAGGCGCTTTCGTCGCCATGGACCCGAGGGATGGCGCAATCAAGGCGCTGGTGGGCGGGTTCGACTTCGGCAAGAACAAGTTCAACCACGTCACGCAGGCGTGGCGCCAGCCGGGCTCGAGCTTCAAGCCCTTCATCTACTCGGCCGCGCTCGAGAAGGGCTTCACGCCGTCCACCGTCATCAACGACGGCCCGCTCTTCTTCGATGCCGGCACCACCGGCGGGCAGCCCTGGGAACCCAAGAACTATGGCGGCGGCTACGACGGCCCGATGTCGATGCGCACCGCACTGATGAAATCCAAAAACCTGGTTTCGATCCGCATCCTGCAATCGATCGGAACGCGTTATGCGCAAGACTGGATCACCAATTTCGGCTTCGACAAGGAAAAGCATCCCGCCTACCTGCCCATGGCACTGGGCGCCGGATCGGTCACGCCGATGCAGATGGCCGTGGGGTATTCGGTGTTCGCCAATGGCGGCTACCGCGTCAATCCGTATCTCGTGACCCGCATCACCGACCACAAGGACAAGGTGCTGGTCGACAAGCAGCCGCCGCTGCTCAACGAGACGATCCGCGCCATTCCCCAGCGCAACGCTTTCATCATGGACACGCTGCTGCAGTCCGTGACGCGCGCCGGCACCGCCGCCAAGGCGCAAGCCATGCTCAAGCGCACCGACCTGTACGGCAAGACCGGCACCACCAACGACTCGCTCGATGCGTGGTTCGCAGGCTTCCAGCCGACGATGACGGCCATCTCGTGGATCGGCTACGACACGCCGCGCAACCTGGGCGACCGCGAAACTGGCGGCGGCCTGAGCCTGCCGATCTGGATCAACTACATGGAAACCGCCATCAAGGGCGTGCCCGTGACCGAACTGTCTGCCACGCCGCCGCAAGGCATCGTCAGTGTGGGCGGCGAGTGGTACTACGACGACTACGCGCCAGGCCGCGGCGTCGCCAGCCTGGGCGTGGAGAGCGCGGCGACCCCGCCCGCGGAGTCGCTGAGCGGCGTTCCGGTGAGCCCGCCGCCACCGCCGGAAGAACGCAATCGCATCCTCGATCTGTTCAGGAACTGAAGTCGCGGATCAATCGGCGGCCGCGAACTCCAGCGGCTGCCCCGCCTGCAAAGTCGCTTCGCGCGACAGATTGCCGAAGAATTCTTCGCCCGTCTTGGTGTCGACCCAGGCCTTGCCGTCGTGCCGGTAGTGATAGCCACCCGAGCGCGCGGCGAGCCAGATCTCCTGCAGGGGCTTTTGCAGATTCACGATCAACTGACTGCCGTTCTTGAATGAAATCGTGATCATCCCGCCCACGCGCTGGTTGTCGATATCGGCGTCGGTCGCGTCGTTGATGCGGTCGCAGCCGCGCTCGATGGCAGCGAGTGCGGCTTCGGCGCGGTCCATGTATTCGGAGTCGGTCATTACAATTTCGCTATGTTGAATGTTCGTCAAATTCTAGTGAGCGCCCCGCGCCGCGCTGCGCTCATGGTCTGCCTCGCTGCCTCGGCGGGCGGTTTGGCTGCCTGCGGGCAGCGTGGGCCGCTCTACCTGCCAACCGATCCGGCGGCCGCCCACCGGGCCACCTTGCCGCAGTTGATCACGCCGGGCGGGCCGCGCGACACCTCCGAGGCCGAGGCGGCGCCCAAGCCCGCTGCGGCCAGCAGCGAACCGGCGCCGGCCACCGGCAGCAGGGCACCCAAGTGACGACAAACGCCTCTCCCCTGCCCGGCCATCCGCATGTGGTGCAACGCGACGACGCGCTGCACGTCGAAGGCGTGAGCCTGGATGCGCTGGCGCGCGAACACGGCACACCGCTGTTCGTCTATTCGAAGCAATGGATGCTGGACGCGTTGGCGGCCTACCAGCGCGGCTTCGAGGGCCGCGATGCCCTGATCTGCTATGCCATGAAGGCGAATTCGTCGCTGGGCGTGCTGCGCGTGTTCGCAGAGGCGGGCTGCGGCTTCGACATCGTTTCCGGTGGCGAATTGGCGCGCGTGCTGGCGGTCGGTGCCGACCCGTCGAAGATCATCTTCTCCGGGGTCGGCAAGAGTCGCGGCGAAATGCGGCAGGCCCTGGCGGCCGGCATCGCGTGCTTCAACGTCGAGAGCGAGGCCGAGCTCGACGTGCTCAACGAAGTGGCACTGGCCGAGGGCGCCCGCGCGCCGATCAGCATCCGCATCAATCCCAACGTCGATCCCAAGACGCACCCCTACATTTCCACCGGGCTCAAGGGCAACAAGTTCGGCATCGCCCACGACCGCGCGGTCGAGGCTTATCGCCATGCGGCCAGGCTGCCGGGGCTCGAGGTGGTCGGCATCGACTGCCACATCGGCTCGCAGATCACCGAGGCTTCGCCGTACCTGGACGCTTGCGACCGGATACTCGACCTGGTCGAGGCCATCGAGGCGGCCGGCGTGCCCATCCACCATCTGGACTTCGGCGGCGGCCTGGGCATCGACTACAACGGCGAAGTGCCGCCCAAGGCCGATGCGCTCTGGCAGCAGTTGCTCGCGCGGCTCGATGCGCGCGGCTTCGGCCAGCGCAAGCTGGTGATCGAACCCGGACGCTCGCTGGTCGGCAACGCGGGCGTTTGCGTGACCGAGGTGCTCTACACCAAGCCCGGCGAGGACAAGAATTTCTGCATCGTCGATGCGGCCATGAACGACCTGCCGCGTCCCGCGATGTACCAGGCCTTCCAGAAGATCGTGCCGCTGCGGATCCGCGCCGGCGGTGCAACCACCTACGACGTGGTCGGGCCGGTCTGCGAGAGCGGCGACTGGATCGGCCGCGACCGCGCGCTCAACGTGGTCGCCGGCGACCTGCTGGCCGTGCTGTCCGCGGGTGCCTATTGCATGAGCATGGCCAGCAACTACAACACGCGCGGCCGTGCGGCCGAGGTGCTGGTGAGCGGCCAAAGCGCCACGCTGATCCGCCGCCGCGAGACGATGGAAGACCAGCTGCGCAGCGAGCAGGTCGAAGGCTGAAGCGCGCGCCGGTCAGCCGGCGCTGCGCAGCGGCTTCTCGCTGTTGCCGCGCACGCCTGCGGGCGCCTTCGGCTTGCGCTTGCTCGCATGGTTCCACACGCGCCAGCCGAGCAGCACCGCGATGATCGCGGCATAGACGAACACCTCGGCAAAGTTGTTCTTGCCCGCGCGCATCCAGAAGAAGTGCAGCAAGCCGAGACCGGAGATCAGGTAGACCAGCTTGTGCAGCATCTGCCAGCGCCTGGCGCCCATCGCCTTGATGGCCCGGTTGAACGAGGTGGCGGCCAGCGGCGTCAGCAGCACGAAGGCCGAGAACCCCACCAGGATGAACGGCCGCTTGGCAATGTCCTTGGCGATGTCGGCCCACTCGAAGCCCATGTCGAACCAGCTGTAGCACAGCAGGTGCAGCACCACGTAGAAGTACGCGAACAGCCCCAGCATGCGCCGAAAGCGCGCCAGCGCATTGGCCTTGGTGATCACGCGCAGCGGCGTCACGGCCAGCACGATGCAGATGAAGCGCAGGGTCCAGTCGCCGGTGGCGCGGATCAGGAACTCGGCCGGGTTCGCGCCCAGCCCGTCGGTGAACGCACCGTAGGTGAGCCGCGCGAACGGCAGCAGGCACAGCAGGAAAATGACCGGCTTGGCCGCCGGGTGCATGAGCAGCTTGTTCATGGCAAGGGCCGGTAGGCGGCGTGCCCGCTCAGTAGTTCTTCTTGAGGTCCATGCCCGCATAGAGCTGGCCGACCTGGGCTTCATAGCCGTTGAACATCAGCGTCTTGTTGCGCTTGGCGAACAGCCCGCCGCCGTCGCCGATGCGGCGTTCGGTTGCCTGGCTCCAGCGCGGATGGTCGACGTTGGGGTTGACGTTCGAGTAGAAGCCGTATTCCTGCGCCGCGGCCTTGTTCCAGGCCGTGCTCGGTTCTTTTTCGACGAAGCGGATCTTGACGATCGACTTGGCCGACTTGAAGCCGTATTTCCAGGGCACCACGAGGCGCACCGGCGCGCCGTTCTGGTTGGGCAGCACTTCCCCGTACATGCCGAAAGCCAGCATCGTGAGCGGATGCATGGCTTCGTCCATGCGCAGGCCCTCGGTGTAGGGCCAATCCAGCACGCGCGAACCTACGAACGGCATGGTCTTGGGATCGGCCAGCGTCAGGAATTCCACGTACTTGGCGTTGCCCTGGGGCTCGACCTTCTTGATGAGCTCGGCCAGCGAGTAGCCCACCCACGGAATGACCATGGACCAGCCTTCGACGCATCGCAGGCGGTAGATGCGTTCTTCCTGCGCGCTGAGCTTCAGCAGGTCCTCGATGCCGTATTTGCCGGGCTTCTTGACCAGGCCCTCGACCTCCACCGTCCACGGCCGGGTCTTGAGCGTGCCCGCATTCTTGACCGGGTCGCCCTTGTCGGTGCCGAACTCGTAGAAGTTGTTGTAGCTCGTCGCGTCCTTGTACTCGGTGAGCTTTTCCATCGTCTGCGCGCCCGGCACCGTGGACTTGGCGCCCGGAAGCAGCGCAAGCTTGTGGGGGCCTGTCGCCTGGGCAAAGGCCTCGCGCCCGGCAAAGCTCGCGAGCGCGGCGCCCGCGGCGCCGCCGGCCATCAGCTTCAGCAGGTCGCGCCGGCCTTCGTAGACCGCGCGCGGCGTGATCTCGCTGGAGAACGGATGAATGAAACCGCTGCTGCGACCGTCTGGGCGGGAATGGAACGACATGTTGGTGGCCTTTCGCGTGAATCGTTGTGGCGGAGGGTAGTTCGTGGAATCCCCTGCTTCGGTTACGCGCAATGGCAGCGCATGGTTTCAATTCTTGCGAAAAAGCCGCCCGCCCGCCTTACAAGGTGCCATAGCTGTGCAGTCCGCTCAGGAACATGTTCACGCCCAGGAACGCGAAGGTGGTCACGGCCAGGCCGCCCAGCGCCCACCATGCGGCCACCGTGCCGCGCAGGCCCTTGACCAGCCGCATGTGCAGCCAGGCCGCGTAGTTCAGCCAGACGATCAGGGCCCAGGTCTCCTTCGGGTCCCAGCTCCAATAGCCGCCCCAGGCATCGGCCGCCCACAGGGCGCCGAGCACGGTGGCGATGGTGAAGAACGCGAAGCCGACGGTGATCGACTTGTACATCACGTCGTCGAGCACCTCGTTCGCCGGCAGCCTGGCGGCGATGCGCCGGCGCCCGAGCAGGATGCCCGCGGCGATGAGCGCCGAGATGCCCGCATAGATGACCCAGTAGCTGCCGCCAGCCTCCTGCACGCGCTGGCGGAATGCCACGGGCACGAAACACAGCGCCACGCCCAGGAGCCAGATCGGCGCGAGCTTGTACCAGCGCGTCTCCTGTGCCTGTTCCTTGATGAGGTAGGCGAACGCCACCATGGCAGCAAGGGCGAACGTGCCGTAGCCGATGAAGTTGGCCGGCACGTGCAGCTTCATCCACCAACTCTGCAGCGCGGGCACCAGCGGCTGGATCTCGTGCGCATTGCGCACCAGCGTGTACCAGAGCAAAAAGCCGACCGCCGCGCTCACCACCAGCATGACGAAGGCGCCGAGCGTGCGCGTGCCATAGCGCGATTCGAAGTACAGGTAGAAAGCCGTCGTGAGCCAGCAGAACAGCACGAACACTTCGTACAGGTTGCTGACGGGAATGTGGCCGATGTCCGGCCCCAGCAGGTGGCTCTCGTACCAGCGCACCATGGTGCCGATCAGCGCCATGGCGACGGCGGCCCAGGCGAGGCGGGAGCCGATCAGGTCGAAGGTATCGCCCTGCTTGCCGCCGAAGAATCCGAACCAGTAGAACAGCGTGCTCATGAAGAACAGCACGCTCATCCAGAGAATGGCCGACTGGCTCGACAGGAAGTACTTGAGCCAGAACACCGTGTCGGCGCGCGCCAGGTCTCCCTGGTAGGACGCAATGGCCAGCAGCGAGGCCGCCGCCACGACGAGGGCCAGCACCCGCAGCGGACGCCAGAACCAGCAGATGGCGACGATGGCGACCATGGCCGCGGCAAGGATGGGCTTCTCGTAGTAGTCCATCGAGCTGGCGTACCGGGTGAAGGCGAAGAGCCCGCCCGCGAGCACCAGGGCCGCAAACACCCAGTCGAAAAGATTGCGGCGCGAAAACCAGCTTTCGTGGAGCGTGAGGGTGGTGGTGTTCATGGCGTGGCCTGTCCTTCTTTCTGGAGCGCAAGCAGCTTGTGCTTGAGGTGCTCGAACTCGCGATCGCTGTCCATGGTCTTGCGGTTGACCGAGAACGCCATCGTGGCGGCGGTGGTGTTGTCTCCGGCGCTTGCGCCGCCGGGTGCAAGCCACACCCACAGCCGGCGCTCGCGCACGTACAGCATGGCAAAAATACCGATGATCAGCAACAGGCAGCCCAGGTAGACCACGTTCTTGCCGGGCGCTCGCGCCACCTGGAACACGCTGGCCTGCACCTGGGTGAAATCGGTCATCATCATCGCGACCGGCGCCGGGTAGAAGTAGGCGTCGCTGATCGCCAGCACCGCCTGGGTCAGGAAAGCCTGCGAAGCCTGGTCGCTCGGCAGTGCCGC
The Variovorax sp. OAS795 genome window above contains:
- a CDS encoding protein-methionine-sulfoxide reductase heme-binding subunit MsrQ, with amino-acid sequence MNKLLMHPAAKPVIFLLCLLPFARLTYGAFTDGLGANPAEFLIRATGDWTLRFICIVLAVTPLRVITKANALARFRRMLGLFAYFYVVLHLLCYSWFDMGFEWADIAKDIAKRPFILVGFSAFVLLTPLAATSFNRAIKAMGARRWQMLHKLVYLISGLGLLHFFWMRAGKNNFAEVFVYAAIIAVLLGWRVWNHASKRKPKAPAGVRGNSEKPLRSAG
- the msrP gene encoding protein-methionine-sulfoxide reductase catalytic subunit MsrP produces the protein MSFHSRPDGRSSGFIHPFSSEITPRAVYEGRRDLLKLMAGGAAGAALASFAGREAFAQATGPHKLALLPGAKSTVPGAQTMEKLTEYKDATSYNNFYEFGTDKGDPVKNAGTLKTRPWTVEVEGLVKKPGKYGIEDLLKLSAQEERIYRLRCVEGWSMVIPWVGYSLAELIKKVEPQGNAKYVEFLTLADPKTMPFVGSRVLDWPYTEGLRMDEAMHPLTMLAFGMYGEVLPNQNGAPVRLVVPWKYGFKSAKSIVKIRFVEKEPSTAWNKAAAQEYGFYSNVNPNVDHPRWSQATERRIGDGGGLFAKRNKTLMFNGYEAQVGQLYAGMDLKKNY
- the ccsB gene encoding c-type cytochrome biogenesis protein CcsB; the encoded protein is MNTTTLTLHESWFSRRNLFDWVFAALVLAGGLFAFTRYASSMDYYEKPILAAAMVAIVAICWFWRPLRVLALVVAAASLLAIASYQGDLARADTVFWLKYFLSSQSAILWMSVLFFMSTLFYWFGFFGGKQGDTFDLIGSRLAWAAVAMALIGTMVRWYESHLLGPDIGHIPVSNLYEVFVLFCWLTTAFYLYFESRYGTRTLGAFVMLVVSAAVGFLLWYTLVRNAHEIQPLVPALQSWWMKLHVPANFIGYGTFALAAMVAFAYLIKEQAQETRWYKLAPIWLLGVALCFVPVAFRQRVQEAGGSYWVIYAGISALIAAGILLGRRRIAARLPANEVLDDVMYKSITVGFAFFTIATVLGALWAADAWGGYWSWDPKETWALIVWLNYAAWLHMRLVKGLRGTVAAWWALGGLAVTTFAFLGVNMFLSGLHSYGTL